The following DNA comes from Phytohabitans rumicis.
AAAAGTTCCGCGCGCACGCCTCGACCGTCGCCCGGGTGCAGCAGTTGCCGGTACGCATCGTGGTCAACGCCGAGGTCACGAAGGTCCACGGCGGCGACCGGATCACCGCCGCCGACATCACCGTCAAGGCCGGCGGCACCGAGACCGTGCCCGTCGACACGGTGGTCGCCGCACTCGGTTTCACGGCGGATCTCGGCCCGCTCGCCGAGTGGGGCCTGGACCTGGACAAGCGCCACATCCTGGTGGACAGCACCATGGCGACGAACCGCCCGCGAGTGTACGCGGCCGGCGACATCGCGGAGTACCCGGGCAAGGTCCGGCTGATCGCGACCGGCTTCGGCGAGGCGGCCACCGCCGTCAACAACGCCGCGGTGGCGATCGACCCGTCGGCCCACCTCTTCCCGGGCCACTCCTCCGACGCCGGCTGACATGCATGCTTCCCCCGCGGCTGCGCCTCTATCTCCTGTGGACGCTGGTGGCGACCGCGTGGTGGACGGCGTTCACGTGGGTCAGTGCGCTGCGCACCCAGCAGACGCTGCGGGTCAGCGGTGACTTTGCGTCCACATGGGACCTGCTGTACGGCGAACTTGTCGTCGCGCTGCCCTGGGTGCCGATCACGGTGTTCGCGCTGTGGCTGGCCGACCGGTTTCCTCTCGGCGGCCCGCGCTGGTGGGCGATCCCCGTCCAGCTCGGCGGCCTCGTCGTGGCGATCGCGGCCCGCGCCGCCGCGCTCGCCGCGCTCAAACCCAAGATGGGCTGGTGGCTGGACTTTGCGACCACGCGCGAGATGCTCGCGTACCACCTGCAGACCGACGTGTTCACCTACGTGCTCATCCTTGCGGCGGCCCACGCGGTCTACTACGCCCGCGCGCACCGGCTGCGGGAGCGGCAACTGGCCCGCGCCGAGCTGGCCGCGCTGCGCGCGCAACTCCAGCCGCACTTCCTCTTCAACGCGCTGAACACGATCGCCGCCCTGGTGCCGGAAGACCCGGACAAGGCCGACCGGATGATCATCGGGCTGGCCGGCATGTTGCGGCGCTCGCTGGAGAGCGACGGCCGCCTGGAAGTCCCGCTGCGCACCGAGCTGGAGGTACTCGCGTCCTATCTGGACATCGAGCAGGCCCGGTTCGAGGATCGGCTCAAGGTGGCCTGGCAGGTGGAGCCGGAGGCGCGGAGCGCGCTCGTACCGCCGCTCGTCCTGCAACCGTTGGTGGAAAACGCGATCCG
Coding sequences within:
- a CDS encoding sensor histidine kinase: MLPPRLRLYLLWTLVATAWWTAFTWVSALRTQQTLRVSGDFASTWDLLYGELVVALPWVPITVFALWLADRFPLGGPRWWAIPVQLGGLVVAIAARAAALAALKPKMGWWLDFATTREMLAYHLQTDVFTYVLILAAAHAVYYARAHRLRERQLARAELAALRAQLQPHFLFNALNTIAALVPEDPDKADRMIIGLAGMLRRSLESDGRLEVPLRTELEVLASYLDIEQARFEDRLKVAWQVEPEARSALVPPLVLQPLVENAIRHGLSPRAAAGTLWLTAGRQGDWLKLSVADDGLGLTHGALRDGIGLANTRARLRQLYGDRHEFTIAPRDGGGVDATISVPYRTGDRR